The following coding sequences lie in one Crassostrea angulata isolate pt1a10 chromosome 10, ASM2561291v2, whole genome shotgun sequence genomic window:
- the LOC128165843 gene encoding ras-related protein Rap-1b-like gives MVDAEHRNRIVFLGAGGVGKTSILKRFLNGEYSDTYEETVEDLYPAEYDVRDTHLLVDFLDTAGNIAFPAMRRLSIANAQAFVLVFSITDISTFEEVKQLWEQIKEVRTTYETIPCVIVGNKLDLENNRQVEKFDALNWAYSDNLGSAFVEVSAKDDDSIKDIFKMLLDQLKTPRSKYPNKFMIRRSSTNSIEPGVHEETETDDLKMQRSRSLIRRGSKPKMKRSSRGNKNDCSAS, from the coding sequence ATGGTGGACGCAGAACATCGCAATAGGATAGTATTCCTGGGAGCCGGAGGGGTTGGCAAGACCTCCATCTTGAAAAGGTTCCTCAATGGGGAATACTCCGATACCTACGAAGAAACGGTGGAGGACCTTTATCCAGCAGAATATGACGTCAGAGACACCCATCTATTGGTGGATTTTCTGGATACGGCGGGAAACATCGCGTTCCCAGCAATGCGCAGACTCTCGATAGCCAACGCTCAGGCCTTCGTTCTTGTGTTCTCCATTACGGACATTTCAACATTCGAGGAAGTGAAACAACTGTGGGAGCAAATTAAAGAAGTGAGGACCACCTATGAAACCATTCCTTGTGTTATTGTCGGCAACAAGTTGGACCTTGAGAACAACCGGCAGGTGGAGAAGTTCGACGCCTTAAATTGGGCGTACAGTGACAACCTCGGCAGTGCTTTTGTGGAGGTGTCCGCCAAAGATGACGACTCCATTAAGgatattttcaaaatgcttTTGGATCAGCTAAAGACTCCGCGCTCGAAATATCCGAACAAGTTCATGATCCGGCGATCCAGTACAAATTCTATCGAGCCTGGGGTTCACGAGGAAACAGAGACCGATGATCTCAAGATGCAACGAAGTCGTAGCCTTATTCGACGGGGAAGCAAGCCAAAAATGAAGCGGTCCTCCCGTGGAAACAAAAATGATTGCTCTGCATCTTAG